The window ACCATGTGAGGACGGAGGGATATTTTTGGGTAGGAAGGGTAGTATAAGTAGTAGAGGttgttatttcctttttcttcagCTAGGATTTAGTATCAGACTCTCACAATGAGAGGAGTTGTAGCCTTCGGGGTCCTTCTTCAGTCAATAATACTTGATTGCAAGGAGATACCTTGCACAAACCTCCCCAAGATTTCTCCTCTATAGATCCTCCTCTTTCTCTCAAGCCAAAAATTCAACGTAATGACTAAAATGGTGGAGAATAACAAAGCTACCGAGATTGAGCAGCGAAAAACAGAAGCCCATTTGAAAATCCAATTTTGGTCAAACATAtgatgatattaaaaaaatttcataaaaacaaaaaactccAATGTGTCTTCCCACTACCAAGAAATAGTGATAAGAATGGTCCAGTGcatcaaactattatttatattttatttaataattttgacgCAATTTTAGTATTTCTCAATACTATCCTTTTTTATGACACGTTATGtagggtttttcttttgtcattttacAATGATCTATGTATGAGGGTACATTAGGGTTTTCATATCAATTTTGTTCAAATCTTGGGCCAAGGAAAAGCTTTGAGGTTGAAATTTGTTAAGACTCTTCAACATGAAATTCAGAAAAATCTCAACAATGGTAAAACAGAGGTGGCTCTCTACTTAATTATATTGCAATATCAACCAAAGTTCTACAAGCCAGAAATATAGTCTGAAGATGAACACAAATGGAAAgcacaaaaacagaaaaagaaagcaatagACCAGCTCCTTCGAGAAGGCTGGAATCCTGTTCCTAGAAAGCTTACAGCAGCCTTTTACTAAAATCAAACGAAATTCATCAATCCCAAAACATTCCTTATTTATACCAACAACCTAGTGGGACCCTCAGGTATTTCCTTCCTCTCCAATGATCTCTCTCATAGTAATATTACATGGATTTCCTTTCTTGCCCCTCCTTTTATACGTTTGGAGGATTGGTGGTCTAACAAAGTCAAATCGATTTGGTTATTTTGCTCATTGTATCACTCTCTAGCTTAAGTCTcatttttatctaataaaagaGACTTGTTtctctttaaaagaaaaatcatattgatttgaagttttagtGTTTGAGAATTAAAAGTCTTCGTACCAAAAGGGCTCCTAATTTCAATTCACAAGGGTTTTCATGTCACATAGTAAAGAGATTCTAGTAAAGCAAGTCATCACAAGCCATGCCAATGACAAAAGGACAAATATCTATTGTAAGCAcagagaaaaatattgaacagtttactttctttctttttcttttcttaatcttttatGTGGTGGTTGAGGGGTGGGGTGAAAGGTTGTATTACCGTAGAAACTTTCCCTGTTACCTTGTTCCATACCATCAGCTTTGGAATTGATGAAACATCCAATTCTGAAAGAACTTTATCCACGGCCTCTATCTGTTGCTCAGCCAGCGGATGgctgaaattaataaaatatagaatcaGAGAATAGATTAGGGTAATTAGGAACATCAATAGAATAACCAATCACCTGATGTCCACCACATGAACCAGTAATGACGATTCTGATATCTCCTCTAATGTTGCTCTGAATGCAGCAACCTGTAGGACTTAAccagaaataaaaataaatctatctGGGGATTTTACCATGAATACTGAGAAACGAAAATGAGGAAACATCTGCAAGGTAAGCTTGGGTCATGTTGAAAGTCCAAAGGGTAGTTGAGATTTACTTTgccctaattttttattattttaattaggcCCATGTtgtcaataaatatttttccctTTGTACCTTTAttgtcataaaaaatatatatattaggatcgtggtttttcttccAACCATGTAGATTTGTGTTTGTTCTACATCtctacttaaaaaaaaactaaatcagGTTTATGGTACCAGCAGATTGAAATGATGCTATCTTGCGACTGCAAATCTCACCAGCATAGTTGGTAACTTCTGGATGAAACCAACAGTATCCGTGAGTAGAAATTCATTCCCGTTCTTCATCTGGAGAGTGTGAAACAGGCATCTTAAGTgaacaaaatgaattaaaaaatagttctaAATTCGCAACTACTTcttatatgtattttaatccttttgaaagaaaataaaaataaaattatcatcattagtttaaaaacgttaaattgcaaatttagtccctataattttagaaagttcgaatttctttcttatgaTTTTACAAGATATTAGGGTTCTGTTCTATTGTAAGTTTCTCAATTCATAAACAATTTATCAGATTTTATTTCCCTACTTGGGGATCTTTTTTGTAGTCGGTAAAACTCAAGTAAAGAATTGATTGCTTGAGCCTTTGAATGTTCTcccttatttttttcttccaattcaTTTCTCTCTATCTTCTCCCTCTCATAtctctatttctattttcctCCATATCACCCCCCCAACCCCCACtcttaaaaactaataaatgtTTGATACTGTTATAAGGCATGAGCCGTTGTATACCGTGGTCATATGACAAACTCATTTTTAAAGATGTCGTACTTCCAGGAAGATAACAAATTGATTCAAAATAAAGGTCTGGCAGCAGATGGTTAGTTAGCAAGGAAAAGGCCCCATTATTTCATAGATCATGCAACTGTAACACATCAATCACAATATCAGAAATAAGACTTGATATGTTCTCCGGGAAACAGATTTTGCTCAAgttgaaaagtaaaatcatCAATAGATTCCGAAAAGGGTCAGTGCCTAGCTTAGCTCTCAATGGTGTATTTAGTATTCCTTAATCAAAAGACCAGCAAAAGCGCAAAACAGCAGGCAGTTATCTGCTCAGTGAACTTTTGCCTCAATTCTTTACAAGAAACATATTCGAACCTTCAATTTAAAGTGCGCTCCACTGCTCCTAAATATTTGATGACTTCATAAActagttaaaaatatttcaaccaatttattttcaactttttaaaagtacaaaCTCAGAATACCAAATCAGCCTATCACAATCCGCAAGCGTCATTagacaatttgaaaaattagtcTGAAGTTTGGAGTGTAAACTCCTGAGGTGCCTACTTTGCTAAGGCATCAGCAACGCCATTAGGCAAATGTGCGATTTGCTTGAAGCATAGACCATTCACATAAGATCCTGATCAAAAGACCTCACTTGTTAAGGACTTGATGGATGTAAGATTTTCATCCTCTTCTTTAGTAACCTGTTTACAGAGTGCACTCACATAGCTACCACAGTACTATTCAACAGATTTACCCCCCAACTATATTGCTCTAAGGTTAATAGTGACTCATGAGTATAATAGCGCTGCAAGATTAAAGGAAGTTGAAATTACCTGAACCCTCCTTGTAGTTGGATCAAGGGTTGCAAACAACCGATCCTCTGCAAGGACTTCAGCTCCAGTCAAGTGATTCAAGAGTGTACTCTTTCCAGCATTTGTATATCCAACCTATAACATCAACCGCGGCCTCTAAAATGTTGGCAAGAGCTACCCTCACACATAAGTAGAAAGTAAAGGAAGTTCATGCCCATGTAAATTTGCTTACCAAAGAAACTACTGGGACAGGTACTGAAAAGCGTCGGCTTCTGTACTGTTTCCGATGCACCCTGACAGACTCTAATTCCTTACGGAGAACACCAATCTGCAGTGGATGAGTATTGACACTCAATCTTAGTTTCAAAAACTAAGCCAAAAATAATAACCTTTTGAACTTAGTGTATCATACATAACCAGAATATCCTTATTATGTTAAAGTTGGCTGGAACATATTTGgtgaaagtttaagaaaacttTCATACATAGTTTACAGATTATAAATGGAAAGctttaaatacttaaaatacaaaaattcaataaaagaagATTGCTTACTTGTGTTCGTAAGATACGCTTATCCACTTCAATTTGTTTCTCACCCATACCTTTCACCTGCCCTCCTGCCTGACGCTCAAGGTGAGTCCACATCTTTGTAAGTCGAGGTAACTGGTACTCCATTTGCGCCAATGCCACCTAAAGAGAAAGTTTACTTAATTTAACAAACATTACTGTGTATAAACTAAATCCATCAAAAAATAAGAATGTTAAGAACGTTGTCGCCCCCCTCCCCCCACATGTCcctgaagaaagaaaaaaaaagataacaaaggcccatttgataaccatttggttttttaaaattaagtttataaacacaGTACTCCAACCTAAAAGTTCCTTTTTTGTGATTCACTTTCTAATGATGTTttcaaaaagcaaaacaaagtttttggggaattttttttttgaaaacataattttgttttgaaatttgactaagCATTtgaatctttctttttaaaaaaaggtgaaaaacATGGTAAAGAAATTGGGAGAAAATAAACATGTGTTTCgaaaatacaaaacttaaaacaaaatcaataggGCCCTAAATAAGATTCATTCAAGTGAATGAACATTTTGCCTGTAGAGATGCCTCATGCGTTGCTGCTCTCTGATTGAAGATATCCAAGATTAAGGCAGTACGATCACAAACTCTTACATCTCCACCAAATGATTTTTCCAAGTTTCTTAGTTGCctaaggaaagagagagactATGAGTTCTATGTCATGGGAAAACAACTTAGTTCTCTTAAACAAGAAGATACATATAGAACAGAAAACAGTGCCAATCCCCTGTGCAATTTGCAAAATATCAACTCTAATCACAACACAAGCAAGAAATGAAcggaaaattaaactattaagGAAGCTTTTTGGCAAAGaagttttgataaaataatattagtgCCAATGATGCACTGTTCCTCACTTATGAGAAATGATAACATGCATTAAaagaatcataaaaaaataatgaataagaAGAACAAACTCACCCAGCTGAAAGCTCATCGTCAAATATCACAGTCTCTATTCCTAATGCATGAATTGCACTCTTGATTTCTGCAACTTTGCCCGATCCTATGTAAGTCCTTGGATTTGGAGAAGCTAGCCTGCATATCATTagattagagagaaaaatatctaaatatgTAAGAAACGTGGAAAACTAATCGCTGGAGgaatttcaaaacatatttCCATTGGACAATGAGAAAAGACAGACTACAATCTCTACAACGAGGGAACAATTTTCAGTAGGAGagataaataatgaaaaattcttAGGGTGAGAATAAACAATTTAGCATTACACTTGTGGATCGGattcttaaaaacaaacatttaagCCCCTGTTTTGTCCCACttcattatataaaattttgttattgagAACTAAGCTTGTATTCCCATcacaaatttatttgtttctattcCTACccttccaaaaatatttttgaattgataaccaaattttaaaggcataaaattttcagaacttatcaaaattcaaaattggctagatttttttttccatttcaaaaagaaagtttCTCGGAAGTATATACATCACAAAGACAAAGAAAGAATGCCCTGAAGTAATAACTACTGATACAAACCAACAAAACATTGAATTATTCATTAGActttatctaataattttgatttaattttagtattttccaGTTTATCCTCGTTATGACATTTTAAGTAGGGGCAATGTTGTCTTTTTATGTATTAGGGTTTTTATTAGGAGGCTATTGACACCTTCCTAATAGGTTGTTTTAAGGAGTTTTGACAACGAATCAAATTTAGTCTTTGTGCTTGTTTTCATGATTAGCAATAAagctttttgaattttgtaagaACATTCAAGTGGGATTGGTCATCCTATTTGTGGAGTGTTCGAATCTTTGGGCAAAGAActtgtgtttttgtttcaagATATTGATCTTAAGACAATCCGTGTCTGACCCAATCCTTAGGGTTGAAATCATATTGATTTGGAGGTGTTAGTGAGCAAGAATTAGGGGTTATCATTCCAAAAGAGTTTTTAATTCCAATTCGCTAGGGATTTCATATCAACTACCCTGAAGTATGCTGAAAAGAGCATGAAACAGAAACATAAAGTAATCAAAACTATTAGGAAGTTCAGAAAAAGGCTAATATGCCACATCAAAGTCATTTGACATTCTTgcacatttctttttaaatgtacGTGAATGTTTGGGCCCACTTACGTACATTTCAACAAATCTCATAAAACAACTGCCTATCCCTACAATATTTAGGTGTTACGGAACCTCATAGGATCTAAAATCCTAGGTAGGTGGCCACCATAAATTGCATTCTTCCACATTAAAAAAGCACTAAATAGAGatacaattttatataaacatCAACCACCATTTGAATATATTAGTATCACTTTCACTATCAAGAAATGCATATTGCAGGAAATTTCTTGAAAACGTTGAAATAGGTTTCCAATAGTAAacttagttctttttttctttttttggattgATTCCAAAAGTAAACATAGTAAATAATCTGATCATAAATATGCTAAGCCAGATCCTCTAATGTTCAACACCTGGTTTGATTAGagaatattcttttttattgttattcttACTGCACAAGCACAGATGATTTCATTGAGAACAGAATAAGAGCCTAAGGGCCAGGCTGATTAGAGACTTCAAACAGCGCTTATGAATTAACAGAATAAAGTCAGAAAATGgaggggaaaagaaaatatgacgATTCCATTCCAACTATGACCCAAAATCAATGAAAGGTTCCAACGGAAGGAATGTATTTATCTGCAGAAAGGAACGGAAGTATCACAGAACTCACTTTTGATATGTTGAACCGACGACCTTTAGTCCAGCTGTGTCAGCTAACTGTGCCAGTTCTTTCAGAGATTCATCGATGCTGAAAAGTTGGGCAACATCTCCTTTCCGCTCTACACCGACGAGATAggctttttcttcaaaaacctGAATTAATGAATAAGTCAAATTCctcatttcaatttctttaaataccaTAGACGGATAGGACCCATTAAtccatgtttttaattaaaagaaagtcACAAATGTTGATTGCAATCAACTGTTGAAGAATGAATGACGAAATCTCTTCCCCAAAATATTTCAACAGAACCTTTCATCAGACATGTTTTGATCACATATCCTAACTCTGACTGTATCATACTGCATCCTTTATGTCACTCAgaactaaaatatatgttatccAACCTAATGGAATGCGCTCTTTCCTTCTGAAAGTACGTATTTTCTGAAATCAAAAGAACCCAGTCCAAAAATTTTAGGCAACCACCTAATTTGCATAACCCCCAATTGATGATTAACACCCTCTCTTTTGTCTCTGCGTCCTTACATCTGATATCTTCTTTTGCGGTTGTCGTTGTTCATCACGCCCAATGAAATTAGTAAATGTTCCACTCCACTCAAATAtagaataattcataaattcTACCTCTTATAGTTTAGCTAAATCATCCATCCTTCTAAAGTATGAAGCATCCTAACCCACATTCTAATATCTAAATCATGTGTGCCAAATGGATAAAAGAAACACATCAAAATAAGGGCGGCATCCATCTTCGTAATTGCTTCTACATTTCGAAGAGAGTAGTATTTAAAGGGAGGAAAAGGAAGGGTTCAAGAAACATACCTCCCTTCCATTTCGCAGCTTAAACCTACCCTCAATGCTATCTCCATCTTCTTGAGTCTTCTTTTTAACCCTACTCGGTAACTGCGATTTAGGCTCTGGTTCAGTGCTCGAGACGCCACGAATAGGCTCATCAACATCTCCGGTTCCTCCTACTTCCTGAATAGGCTTGATAAAAGAACCATGGAAAGGGAGATTATCAGAGGATACGACGGCAGGTTCTTGTTGGAAAGCACTTGCAAGGGTACAGATGGAATTCCTGGTATCTTTTCTTGAGATGAAGGGGAAGAATACGCGATTGTTGTTGGAAGAAGTGCATGGAGAACAGGGTTCCCGGATTGAAGGGCGAGGGAAAAAACCGGCGAGAGAGGCGCTCGTCATCGGTAGGATGAGCTACCGAGCTTCTGGAAATATTGAAAAACGTTTGTGACCGTATTTAAAAGAACGGGGaaattataatcttaattCGGAAAGCGAatggacaaaatatttattatacaaaTAAAGTCTAATGAATTTTGGttggtgttttttttcaattaaggGTAAATAATTGGTTAATTTCAGTAAAGGTATTTATAGccgataacaaaaaaaacaatgaagtcattaataaattttagatttgtgtTCGATAGGAAC of the Cucumis sativus cultivar 9930 chromosome 3, Cucumber_9930_V3, whole genome shotgun sequence genome contains:
- the LOC101219907 gene encoding uncharacterized protein LOC101219907 isoform X3, yielding MTSASLAGFFPRPSIREPCSPCTSSNNNRVFFPFISRKDTRNSICTLASAFQQEPAVVSSDNLPFHGSFIKPIQEVGGTGDVDEPIRGVSSTEPEPKSQLPSRVKKKTQEDGDSIEGRFKLRNGREVFEEKAYLVGVERKGDVAQLFSIDESLKELAQLADTAGLKVVGSTYQKLASPNPRTYIGSGKVAEIKSAIHALGIETVIFDDELSAGQLRNLEKSFGGDVRVCDRTALILDIFNQRAATHEASLQVALAQMEYQLPRLTKMWTHLERQAGGQVKGMGEKQIEVDKRILRTQIGVLRKELESVRVHRKQYRSRRFSVPVPVVSLVGYTNAGKSTLLNHLTGAEVLAEDRLFATLDPTTRRVQMKNGNEFLLTDTVGFIQKLPTMLVAAFRATLEEISESSLLVHVVDISHPLAEQQIEAVDKVLSELDVSSIPKLMVWNKVTGKVSTVDKVTDPQHIRLEADKRGDVVCVSALSGDGLDKFCDAVQSKLKDSMVWIEALIPFDRGELLSTVHQVGVVEKAKMEHWSRHTFPLGFQGCLHQ
- the LOC101219907 gene encoding uncharacterized protein LOC101219907 isoform X1, giving the protein MTSASLAGFFPRPSIREPCSPCTSSNNNRVFFPFISRKDTRNSICTLASAFQQEPAVVSSDNLPFHGSFIKPIQEVGGTGDVDEPIRGVSSTEPEPKSQLPSRVKKKTQEDGDSIEGRFKLRNGREVFEEKAYLVGVERKGDVAQLFSIDESLKELAQLADTAGLKVVGSTYQKLASPNPRTYIGSGKVAEIKSAIHALGIETVIFDDELSAGQLRNLEKSFGGDVRVCDRTALILDIFNQRAATHEASLQVALAQMEYQLPRLTKMWTHLERQAGGQVKGMGEKQIEVDKRILRTQIGVLRKELESVRVHRKQYRSRRFSVPVPVVSLVGYTNAGKSTLLNHLTGAEVLAEDRLFATLDPTTRRVQMKNGNEFLLTDTVGFIQKLPTMLVAAFRATLEEISESSLLVHVVDISHPLAEQQIEAVDKVLSELDVSSIPKLMVWNKVTGKVSTVDKVTDPQHIRLEADKRGDVVCVSALSGDGLDKFCDAVQSKLKDSMVWIEALIPFDRGELLSTVHQVGVVEKAEYTENGTLVQAHVPLRFSRLLTPMRQLCIT
- the LOC101219907 gene encoding uncharacterized protein LOC101219907 isoform X4 → MTSASLAGFFPRPSIREPCSPCTSSNNNRVFFPFISRKDTRNSICTLASAFQQEPAVVSSDNLPFHGSFIKPIQEVGGTGDVDEPIRGVSSTEPEPKSQLPSRVKKKTQEDGDSIEGRFKLRNGREVFEEKAYLVGVERKGDVAQLFSIDESLKELAQLADTAGLKVVGSTYQKLASPNPRTYIGSGKVAEIKSAIHALGIETVIFDDELSAGQLRNLEKSFGGDVRVCDRTALILDIFNQRAATHEASLQVALAQMEYQLPRLTKMWTHLERQAGGQVKGMGEKQIEVDKRILRTQIGVLRKELESVRVHRKQYRSRRFSVPVPVVSLVGYTNAGKSTLLNHLTGAEVLAEDRLFATLDPTTRRVQMKNGNEFLLTDTVGFIQKLPTMLVAAFRATLEEISESSLLVHVVDISHPLAEQQIEAVDKVLSELDVSSIPKLMVWNKVDKVTDPQHIRLEADKRGDVVCVSALSGDGLDKFCDAVQSKLKDSMVWIEALIPFDRGELLSTVHQVGVVEKAKMEHWSRHTFPLGFQGCLHQ
- the LOC101219907 gene encoding uncharacterized protein LOC101219907 isoform X2, whose product is MTSASLAGFFPRPSIREPCSPCTSSNNNRVFFPFISRKDTRNSICTLASAFQQEPAVVSSDNLPFHGSFIKPIQEVGGTGDVDEPIRGVSSTEPEPKSQLPSRVKKKTQEDGDSIEGRFKLRNGREVFEEKAYLVGVERKGDVAQLFSIDESLKELAQLADTAGLKVVGSTYQKLASPNPRTYIGSGKVAEIKSAIHALGIETVIFDDELSAGQLRNLEKSFGGDVRVCDRTALILDIFNQRAATHEASLQVALAQMEYQLPRLTKMWTHLERQAGGQVKGMGEKQIEVDKRILRTQIGVLRKELESVRVHRKQYRSRRFSVPVPVVSLVGYTNAGKSTLLNHLTGAEVLAEDRLFATLDPTTRRVQMKNGNEFLLTDTVGFIQKLPTMLVAAFRATLEEISESSLLVHVVDISHPLAEQQIEAVDKVLSELDVSSIPKLMVWNKVDKVTDPQHIRLEADKRGDVVCVSALSGDGLDKFCDAVQSKLKDSMVWIEALIPFDRGELLSTVHQVGVVEKAEYTENGTLVQAHVPLRFSRLLTPMRQLCIT